A single genomic interval of Helianthus annuus cultivar XRQ/B chromosome 6, HanXRQr2.0-SUNRISE, whole genome shotgun sequence harbors:
- the LOC110863769 gene encoding putative vesicle-associated membrane protein 726 — MSSQGPLIYSFVARETVILAEYTEFTGNFQSIAAQCLQKLPTTNNRFTYNCDDHTFNYLIEQGFTYCVVAVESAGRELPIGFLERIKDDFYNKYGVGKGQTAGAKGLNKEFGSKLKEHMRYCVSHPEEISKIAKVKAQVTEVKGVMMENIEKVLDRGEKIELLVDKSDNLRNQAQDFKKQGTKIKRKMWIHNMKVKLVIFGIVIALLLIIILSVCPEFKCN; from the exons ATGTCTTCACAAGGACCTCTAATCTATAGTTTTGTCGCTAGAGAGACAGTGATCCTAGCTGAGTACACCGAGTTCACCGGGAATTTCCAAAGCATTGCTGCCCAATGTCTTCAGAAACTCCCCACCACCAACAACCGGTTCACGTATAACTGCGATGACCACACGTTCAACTACCTCATTGAGCAAGGATTCA CATACTGTGTTGTCGCGGTTGAGTCTGCAGGAAGGGAGCTTCCTATTGGCTTCTTGGAGCGTATTAAGGATGACTTTTATAATAAATATGGGGTAGGCAAAGGCCAAACTGCTGGTGCAAAGGGCCTGAACAAAGAGTTTGG ATCGAAACTGAAAGAGCATATGCGCTACTGCGTCTCACATCCAGAAGAAATTAGCAAGATTGCTAAGGTCAAGGCTCAAGTTACTGAAGTCAAGGGAGTGATGATGGAGAACATCGAGAAG GTACTTGATCGTGGAGAGAAGATTGAACTACTTGTTGATAAGAGCGACAACCTTCGCAATCAG GCACAAGATTTCAAGAAACAAGGAACCAAGATAAAGAGGAAAATGTGGATTCATAATATGAAGGTGAAACTCGTAATATTTGGTATCGTTATTGCGTTGTTGCTGATCATTATTCTCTCAGTCTGCCCAGAATTCAAATGCAATTAA